The following coding sequences are from one Triticum dicoccoides isolate Atlit2015 ecotype Zavitan chromosome 4A, WEW_v2.0, whole genome shotgun sequence window:
- the LOC119287220 gene encoding ACT domain-containing protein ACR10-like yields the protein MGIPSPSDEVVQIVHGDGAGDPTVVTVSCPDKTGLGCDLCRLVLLFGLNVHKGDMSTDGRWCYIVLWVAARRGRAVAWDVLKDRLVDLCPVPAPFGVDSAYLAAAGLQDPDAEPQVFLLKFCCYDRMGLLHDVTCVLSEMELTIRRVKVSTTPDGRVMDLFFITDARELLHTKSRREEAYEKLQSVLGDSVTSCEIESATEDMSCCLQASALLSPVVLEQMFSEVDAIEEQSRSSGSLSVTMDNSLSPVHTLIQIQCGDHKGLLYDIMRTVKDCNIQISYGRFYAGQKGRCEVDLFAVQSDGNKILDQQKQRSMCSRLRMELLRPLRVALVNRGPDSELLVANPVEVSGKGRPLVLYDITLALKNLHRRVFLAEIGRHVVDDREWEVYRVHLGEDEHELSCSVRSKIVDSVTNMLMGWD from the exons ATGGGGATCCCGAGCCCGAGCGACGAGGTGGTCCAAATCGTGCACGGGGACGGCGCGGGGGACCCCACCGTGGTCACCGTGAGCTGCCCCGACAAGACGGGCCTGGGCTGCGACCTCTgccgcctcgtcctcctcttcggCCTCAACGTCCACAAGGGCGACATGAGCACCGACGGCCGCTGGTGCTACATCGTGCTCTGGGTCGCCGCGCGCCGAGGCCGGGCCGTCGCCTGGGACGTCCTCAAGGACCGCCTCGTCGACCTCTGCCCCGTCCCGGCGCCCTTCGGCGTCGACAGCGcctacctcgccgccgccggcctccaGGACCCCGACGCCGAGCCCCAGGTGTTCCTGCTCAAGTTCTGCTGCTACGACCGGATGGGCCTCCTCCACG ACGTGACGTGCGTGCTCTCCGAGATGGAACTCACAATTAGGAGGGTCAAGGTCTCCACCACGCCAGATGGGAGAGTGATGGACCTTTTCTTCATCACTGATGCTAG GGAACTTCTACACACAAAGAGCAGGAGGGAAGAGGCCTATGAAAAGCTCCAGAGTGTCTTAGGCGACTCCGTGACGAGTTGCGAAATAGAATCCGCGACGGAGGACATGTCTTGTTGCCTCCAAGCTTCAGCATTGTTGTCGCCTGTTGTCCTGGAGCAGATGTTCAGCGAGGTAGATGCCATAGAGGAGCAATCGAGGTCCAGCGGTAGCCTGTCGGTCACTATGGACAACTCCCTCAGCCCCGTGCACACCCTGATTCAGATACAGTGCGGCGACCACAAGGGCCTCCTGTACGACATCATGAGAACAGTCAAGGACTGCAACATCCAG ATTTCGTATGGCCGGTTCTACGCGGGCCAGAAGGGCCGGTGCGAGGTGGATCTGTTCGCGGTGCAGTCGGATGGGAACAAGATACTTGACCAGCAGAAACAGAGAAGCATGTGCTCCCGCCTGAGGATGGAGCTGCTGCGGCCGCTCCGCGTGGCGTTGGTGAACCGGGGCCCCGACTCGGAGCTGCTGGTGGCGAACCCGGTGGAGGTGTCCGGGAAGGGCAGACCGCTGGTGTTGTATGACATCACGCTCGCGCTTAAGAACCTCCATAGACGAGTCTTCTTG GCTGAGATCGGAAGGCATGTGGTGGACGATCGGGAATGGGAAGTGTACAGGGTGCACCTGGGGGAGGACGAACACGAGCTCTCGTGCTCGGTGCGGAGCAAGATCGTCGACAGCGTCACCAACATGCTCATGGGCTGGGACTGA
- the LOC119283764 gene encoding late histone H2B.L4-like, with product MAPKRRGSKVVSSVVKTKVVEETVEVATTILPASQDDPQPEEDDGERGRGARARPGRARRRRRRGRTWEKEEAGGVVVGLGGNNIDMGYKAYVYRVLKQVHPDLGASGKTMQALDMMMADMFERLATEASRLAQYAGRATLTSRDVQNAVRLVLPGELTKHAISEGTKAVTMYTS from the exons ATGGCTCCCAAGCGCCGCGGCAGCAAGGTGGTCAGCTCCGTCGTCAAGACCAAGGTGGTGGAGGAGACCGTGGAGGTCGCCACCACCATCCTCCCCGCCTCCCAGGACGACCCGCAGCcggaggaggacgacggcga AAGAGGGCGAGGAGCGAGGGCAAGGCCAGGACGCgcaaggcggaggcggcggcgaggaagaaCATGGGAAAAGGAAGAGGCGGGCGGCGTCGTCGTCGGCTTGGGAGGGAACAACATCGACATGGGGTACAAGGCGTACGTGTACCGGGTGCTGAAGCAGGTGCACCCGGACCTGGGGGCGTCGGGGAAGACGATGCAGGCGCTGGACATGATGATGGCGGACATGTTCGAGCGGCTGGCCACGGAGGCGTCGCGGCTGGCGCAGTACGCCGGGCGCGCCACGCTCACGTCCCGCGACGTGCAGAACGCGGTGCGGCTGGTGCTCCCCGGCGAGCTCACCAAGCACGCCATCTCCGAGGGCACCAAGGCCGTCACCATGTACACGTCCTGA